A genome region from Natronobeatus ordinarius includes the following:
- a CDS encoding FAD-dependent monooxygenase produces the protein MAATQAEGDGEYEHYEAIVVGCGPGGAAAAARLADHGIETLVLERGVEAGSKNVSGGLIYAENSAPYTIDDLFPGFREAAAERPVTDYYIHNVAGNKVKTYDLTDLHEHDTDWCDAVLRREMDAWLEERVHEKTSETGGGVLTNVRVNGLLRENGEIVGVTCDELDPITADLIVAADGVNSELARDAGLMDWEEPEEWFQGVKAVVEMDPETVNDRFSIGDDEGVAHLFSGDLFQDVRGGGFLYTNEESLSIGTVFHLDSLVEQRAEPHELLNALLTHPLLAGWLGEEYDEREYAAKLVPDSKKIAHREPYRDRLVLVGDAGGQMQAQGPIIKGMNHAVTAGALAADAFAVTRGNADPEAVGRRYASMLEESGTMGKLRPRRYELARTVGERDTVTKVVEGVLNSPIGSVAIGNPVADWALKRAYNSPLLVSMLPDTRTGYVTVPSIVGEKHGRTIHWESPVEPPELVDRIGDLTYDTDVGNPHIRLRDESFEASGAAVYACPVSAEDFGGGCYRAETVKTNGSEETLVSLDTQPCVECGTCAIVADTEWEHPRGGKGVEYRSG, from the coding sequence ATGGCGGCGACTCAGGCGGAAGGTGACGGTGAGTACGAACACTACGAGGCGATCGTCGTCGGCTGTGGCCCCGGCGGTGCGGCCGCTGCCGCGCGGCTGGCCGACCACGGCATCGAGACGCTCGTGCTCGAGCGAGGCGTCGAGGCCGGCTCGAAGAACGTCTCCGGCGGGTTGATCTACGCCGAGAACTCGGCCCCATACACGATCGACGACCTGTTTCCCGGCTTCCGCGAGGCGGCGGCCGAACGCCCGGTGACTGACTACTACATCCACAACGTCGCCGGGAACAAGGTCAAAACGTACGACCTCACCGACCTCCACGAGCACGACACCGACTGGTGTGACGCCGTGCTTCGGCGGGAAATGGACGCCTGGCTCGAGGAGCGCGTCCACGAGAAGACGAGCGAGACCGGCGGCGGCGTCCTCACGAACGTTCGGGTGAACGGGCTTCTCCGGGAGAACGGCGAGATCGTCGGGGTGACCTGTGACGAACTGGATCCGATCACAGCGGACCTCATCGTCGCCGCCGACGGCGTCAACTCCGAACTCGCCCGCGACGCCGGCCTGATGGACTGGGAAGAGCCCGAGGAGTGGTTCCAGGGCGTGAAGGCGGTCGTCGAGATGGACCCCGAGACGGTCAACGACCGCTTCTCGATCGGCGACGACGAGGGCGTCGCCCACCTGTTCTCGGGTGACCTCTTCCAGGACGTCCGCGGCGGGGGCTTTCTCTACACCAACGAGGAGTCACTGTCGATTGGGACGGTGTTTCACCTCGACAGCCTCGTCGAACAGCGGGCCGAGCCCCACGAACTGCTTAACGCGCTGCTCACCCACCCGCTGCTCGCGGGCTGGCTCGGCGAGGAGTACGACGAACGCGAGTACGCCGCGAAGCTGGTGCCGGACTCGAAGAAGATCGCCCACCGCGAACCCTACCGCGATCGGCTCGTCCTCGTCGGCGACGCCGGCGGCCAGATGCAGGCGCAGGGACCGATCATCAAGGGGATGAATCACGCGGTGACGGCGGGTGCCCTCGCCGCGGACGCCTTCGCCGTCACGCGCGGGAATGCCGACCCCGAAGCCGTCGGCCGCCGGTACGCGTCGATGCTCGAGGAGTCTGGGACGATGGGCAAACTCCGGCCACGACGGTACGAACTCGCCCGGACGGTGGGCGAACGCGATACCGTCACGAAGGTCGTCGAGGGCGTGTTGAACTCTCCGATCGGGAGCGTCGCGATCGGCAATCCCGTCGCCGACTGGGCACTGAAGCGGGCGTACAACTCCCCCTTGCTCGTCTCGATGCTCCCCGATACGCGCACGGGCTACGTGACGGTTCCGTCGATCGTCGGCGAGAAACACGGCCGGACGATCCACTGGGAGAGCCCGGTAGAGCCGCCGGAGCTCGTCGATCGGATCGGCGACCTCACCTACGACACCGACGTCGGCAACCCGCACATCCGGCTGCGCGACGAGTCGTTCGAGGCCAGCGGGGCGGCGGTCTACGCCTGCCCCGTCAGTGCCGAGGACTTCGGCGGCGGCTGCTACCGCGCTGAAACGGTCAAAACCAACGGCAGCGAGGAGACGCTCGTCAGCCTCGACACCCAACCCTGCGTCGAGTGTGGCACCTGCGCCATCGTCGCCGATACCGAGTGGGAACACCCCCGCGGCGGCAAAGGTGTCGAGTACCGAAGCGGCTGA
- a CDS encoding orc1/cdc6 family replication initiation protein translates to MSPDSSSDSVTDPLFESGHRIFANKDLLKIGHVPEADRIVGRDDEIAKLAKRLNGAVHGYSPENVMIYGKTGAGKSLVSRHVCQRAKNAARDDVEIGTAYIDCAEDNTETQAISSLAAKLNDEVATDVSVPYTGLSTSKYYKLLWDVLDAQFDSVIIILDEIDLMTDNNLLMKLSRAEEAGKIECSIGIIAISNKIQYVDNLNERIKSSFQHQELLFKPYDANQLREIMYNREDAFQEGVLSDDVIPLSAAFAAQEHGDARKAIDILRHAGEVASEDGAETVREEHVRQAQQHAEKDRFRELVHGAPTQAKAALLALTELTITSQDDAFLTSKVYDQYERICEHVDIDVLSVRRFRDILKEQAFLGVVEIEKINKGSAGGIHLQNRLIEDPDVVRETILEDNRMENWVDRSR, encoded by the coding sequence ATGTCTCCCGATTCGTCGTCCGACTCAGTTACCGACCCGCTCTTCGAGTCAGGTCACCGGATTTTTGCGAACAAGGATCTGCTCAAAATCGGTCACGTCCCGGAGGCAGATCGCATCGTCGGCCGGGACGACGAGATCGCCAAGCTCGCCAAGCGGCTGAACGGTGCCGTTCATGGCTACTCCCCCGAGAACGTCATGATCTACGGCAAGACCGGCGCCGGGAAGTCACTCGTCTCCCGGCACGTCTGCCAGCGTGCGAAAAATGCCGCTCGAGACGACGTCGAGATCGGGACAGCCTACATCGACTGTGCCGAGGACAACACCGAGACGCAGGCGATCTCCTCGCTCGCGGCGAAATTGAACGACGAGGTCGCCACCGACGTCTCCGTCCCGTACACGGGATTGAGCACGTCGAAGTACTACAAACTCCTCTGGGACGTCCTCGACGCACAGTTCGACTCCGTCATCATCATCCTCGACGAGATCGACCTGATGACCGACAACAACCTGCTGATGAAACTCTCGCGGGCGGAGGAAGCCGGCAAGATCGAGTGTAGCATTGGGATCATCGCGATCAGCAACAAGATTCAGTACGTCGACAACCTGAACGAACGGATCAAGAGCAGTTTTCAACATCAGGAGCTGCTGTTCAAACCGTACGACGCGAACCAGCTTCGCGAGATCATGTACAACCGCGAGGACGCCTTCCAGGAGGGTGTGCTTTCGGACGACGTGATCCCGCTGTCGGCTGCCTTCGCGGCCCAGGAACACGGCGACGCCCGGAAGGCGATCGACATTCTCCGCCACGCGGGCGAAGTCGCCTCCGAGGACGGGGCGGAGACGGTCCGAGAGGAACACGTCCGTCAGGCCCAACAACACGCCGAGAAAGATCGGTTTCGCGAACTCGTTCACGGGGCGCCCACGCAGGCGAAAGCCGCACTGCTCGCGCTCACCGAACTCACGATCACCTCACAGGACGACGCCTTCCTCACGAGCAAAGTCTACGACCAGTACGAGCGCATCTGCGAGCACGTCGACATCGACGTCCTCTCCGTCCGACGGTTCCGGGATATCCTGAAAGAGCAGGCCTTTCTCGGCGTCGTCGAAATCGAGAAGATCAACAAAGGCAGCGCCGGCGGCATCCACCTCCAGAACCGACTGATCGAGGACCCGGACGTCGTTCGCGAGACGATCCTCGAGGATAACCGGATGGAAAACTGGGTCGACCGTTCTCGGTGA